AGTATCTAGAAccttttcaattttattttctaatttagAACCTTGtttgaaattatattttttccaaGCAATCTCAACACACTTACTAGCTGCAATAGAAACCAAAGCTGTAGCTGTCACAACTTTCCAAGTATCTTTACCCACCATGTTTTGGCAATTATATCTAAAAAGATGATTAACTTCAATTATTAAGCAGCTTTGGAAATACTTTTAGCGGTACAAACCAATTACGTAGAGttatataatatcattGAAATAAGTAAATAAACTTGAATCTTtttataatgtttttaGCTCATCGCAAATTGCAGTACgtataattttattttaatgctgtgataaaattttttttgaacgAAATCACATGACAAGCAGATGACAAGTGCTGTTAATAAGCAAGTAAGAATATTTAAGAGTCGACGACACAAAAAGTTGTTtgaattcttttaaatgCTTAATACTGTCGTAATCACAATGTCtggtttattattaatattatttgtcATCTGTGAATGCAACTTGTGTTAGAGCACCTGTAtgatcatatttttttgtctATTTCTTTTCGCAACATATGACGTTCCTTAAAAAAAACCCATTGACATTTATGAGTTGCAAAAGCATTTATATTCATCACAAAGCCTGAACCGGCGCAAGATGTAAggttaatttattttgttgcCATAATTAGATAGATTCATAAATTAACTCATCAATTTCTCTGAGATTAACGTGTTCTTGGCATAATGAGGTAGTTCTTATCATAAATTGtcttattgaaaatttaaagtcTAGCAATTTACTAGAAAACAATACATACCAATTTTTTCTCATTGTCTTTTGATTGATAGTAAATTTCAggttttaatttaatattacaaaatcTACTGTGCAGGTAAAACAGTGAATGTTTCTTACAAAACATGGTGAAGTTGAATTAGTAGAATCTCATTTTTTTCCTTCTGaactttacaaaaatttcattttttaaagaaatattacCTTTTTCGCTTAGAAAGAAAGGCATAACGTAATTAAATTAGTTTAAAAGCTGCTTAAACATTTCGAATTAGTAAAGTGTTGTATACAATAAAATCACTTAGTTGATCTCGTAACAGTTCAAGTCATTATCAGATAAGCTTCCTCTGTTTAAACCTGTTTTGTCTAGCTGAATCTTCACAATAAAAAGCCATATTTAGAGATAGATTAAGTAGTACAGAAATGAAAGAGAAAGACAGAGTATGTGTATTTAATTGAGTGTTAAGGTGAGatctaaatatttttcaattgcatatttctttttggtTCTTAGTCACTTATTGTATGCTGccattaaaattttatgattTTGAGATCTCTTGGAATAGCTTAGCgttatataaaatgatatatCAATAGCTGGTTCCACACTACAAATCTGACTCATTAATCAATACTGTATTTCAATGTAGGGCGTATTTATATTTgcattttcatttctaGTTGTTTTACAATGTTGTAGTTAAGAATTACAAAGGTATTGAGAGCTACAAAGAAATATCAGTAAGacaatttttaattcaaatatactATATCTGTTTTCTTCAACAGAGAACATTGGATTTGGAGTTAATCTTTCCAAAATGACTAATGCCATAAACATACATATtcgtttatatatatagatgcTCCATTGTAAATTATCGCCTTCAATTCTAGAGTAATAGCtgtttattattaagaGTTTTTTTTGCAATAATTCTCTCTAATCAAGTATAACAATTGCTTTAACTAATCTAGTAATTGAAGCAAAATACTTTATTAACTTTCTTGTTACCCAAGATGCTTAGATCAAAGGCTACTAGCATTTTAAAGAGAACGGATTTTTCATCTATCCTAAGAACAAACAAGAGGTTTGTATCAActataaaagatatttctTTCGAATCAAGATCACAAGATGATATCACTCTGCCTGAGAAGcaaaaatcattatttgaacAAAAGTTTCAGAATAAGAAACCCAGTCAAGATAGACTAAATGTCAATGGTTCAATTGAATGTTCCTTACATGGTTTCACTTTATTAGATTCGCCTTTGTTTAATAAAGGTACTGCTTTTactaaagaagaaagagatCAATTTGGTTTATCAGGTTTATTACCACCAAAAGTTAGTACCCTTGAAGAGCAATTAGAGAGAAATTATAAACTTTTATGTGAATTGAAAACACCATTAGagaaaaatgattttatgACTCACTTGAGAATGCaaaataaagttttatattttgctATGGTGAAAAAGTATATTAGAGAATTAGTTCCAATTATTTATACTCCAACAGAAGGCGATGCAATTGCTAAATATTCAGACAGATTGAAAAGGCCAGAAGGTGTATTCTTAAACATCAATGAACCGGAAAAAGtagaagaaaatttagCTGCATATGGTGATGCTAAGGATGTAGATTATATTGTCGTAACAGATTCTGAGGGTATTTTAGGTATTGGTGATCAAGGTGTAGGCGGTATAAGAATTTCTGTCTCCAAAATGGCGTTAATGACATTATGTGGTGGTATTCATCCTGGCCGTGTATTGCCTGTTTGTTTAGATGTCGGTACCAACAATCAAGAATTACtgaataatgatttataCACAGGTAACAGATTTCCAAGAGTTAGAGGTGAAGCATATGATAAGTTGGTTGACGCATTTATCACTGGTGTTAAAAAGCAATTTCCAAATGCTATCTTACattttgaagattttgGTGTAAAGAATGCTAGAAGATTGCTAGAGAAATATCGTAATAAAGTACCATGTTTTAATGATGACATCCAAGGCACAGGAGCCGTTGTGACAGCATCATTAATTGCTGCCTTAAAACATACAAACAGGGATTTGAAGAAGTCAAAAATTCTCATATATGGTGCAGGCTCAGCTGGTATTGGTATTGCCGATCAAATTGCAAGCCATATGGTTACCCATGGGTTATCATTGCAAGAAGCCagatcaaatatatatctaataaataGAAAAGGTTTGATTTTGGAATCCAATGTTGCAACTTCTTCACCTGCTCAGCATGTTTATGCTAAACCTGATCAGGATTGGGAAGGTGTTGACACTGCCTCATtgcaaaatttaattaaacaCATTCAACCTACGTGTTTAGTTGGTTGCTCTACTAAAGCTGGTGCCTTCACAAAAGAGTGTATACAAGAAATGCACAAACATAATTCTAGACCAATTGTATTCCCATTATCTAATCCAACAAGACTTCATGAAGCAGTACCTGAAGATGTTATGAAATGGACCAACAACGAAGCTTTGGTTGCTACCGGATCTCCATTCAAACCTGTAAATGGCTATAGAATTTCCGAAAATAATAACTGTTTTTCTTTCCCAGGTATTGGGTTAGGTTCAATGTTGGCCAAAGCTTCTATCATTTCAGATAAAATGATTTCAGCTGCTGTAGATGAGTTAGCATCATTATCACCTTTAGAAGAGAACAACTCCAAACCTGGATTGTTACCACCTTTGGAGGTTATCACTGAAACGTCCGCTAGAGTCGCTACTGCTGTTTTATTGCAAGCATTGGAAGAAGGAACAGCAAGAGTAGAAGAGAATGATACTAAGATCCCACGTGATTTTGATGAATGTCTGGAATGGGTGAAGGAGTCGATGTGGCAACCAATATACAGACCAATGACCAAAGTAAATTATGATCCGTCGATACATACTCAACAAACTTAAGGAAGTTTATATGGATAAATCTTCCTTTTGCTTACTAGTTAGATTACACTTCGTCCCCTTCGTATTATTTAGGAACTACTTTACAGAACTGTAgcacacacatatatatataaatttatttcaattactATATAAAACGATGACTTTACagtaattattatatattagatATGAATTTTTTCGGGACAGTTCATTAAACACGTTAATTAATAACATCATCGAAACTggaatgaaatattttgatttcgCGTGGGAAACAGTGAAACCCCGGCAGAAGAAATAGAACAACAACTGAATGAATTTTAGATCATAAAAGTAATTAAGTTCTAAGttaacatatatatttaatgcATTTGGAAAATAGAACAAGTAGATATGGTATGATTTTCTGAAGAAAGTTCACCCTTAACGCTAGTTCAATTAATCGTTGAAGTGACAATACTCTCACTCtgaaatattgaagaatggatgatattgtaaaatttgttaaaattgTGGACTCTCATTATCCAGATGAGATATATGTGAATAAAAACCTGACGAAACTAGtcaagaaaataatagtaGTCGATTCTGAAACCGAAGATATAAAGAATTCTGCTGAGTTATACAATGGGAGATATTTAACGTACTCtcaaaataaagaagaatgtgaaattgaattttcaaaaattttaacaatcttagataataatttaggAGATATATACacaatcaaaaataaaaagttgTATGGGAATTCGAAACCTTGGAAAGAGAATAAAATACAAGAAATGAAGACTGAAGGTTTAATATATGTAGTTTACCATTTGGAAGACGAAAAAAAAACggtttctttatatttgtcATTCACATTAACAAAAGAAAGTGGCTTTTTGCCTGATATAGATGTATTTTCACcagttatatatttatatgaaattcaattaaCACCCGAAGTAAGAAATAATGGTCTAGGTACCAAGTTAATAGCTGGTTACCTCAAAGATTGTTTAGTGGATGTTCATGAAAATATCCATAAAGATATAATTGGAATTGAATTAACTGTATTTTCAGATAATACCAATGCAATTAGATTTTATGAGACAATCGGAATGAAATTAACACCAGATTCTCCAAAtgataaaacaataaattacGGGCATAGAATTAAGACTAGAAGTCAAAATAGTTCGAAAAAGGGATCAAGTTCAGATAAACCGACTTCATTATCAGTAGTTAAAAAACCAGATtactatttatattatttaccTTTATAGACACGCACACACACACAGCAACCACAACAACAACGTATATATCAATTGGATACATTCCGACTGTTAATAATTATGTGGCCTCACGTAAAGACCAGAACGATAGAGAACCGTCCAACGCACACATACAGACATCGAGCGAATTTTGTCTTCTATCAAGTCAGAAAGTATAGTATATCAAATCAGATTGACCAatattagatatatattaacaattCAACTGCTTCTTGTTATCACTACTAGTGAGGCTTCCCATCAAAGATAATAGGTGAACACAATGAGAATTGAACACTATCCACTTTGTTTCTCTTTTGTGTctatgtatgtatgtgaataataataataataataataacatctTAGAGTGCGGCACTGACACATTCATGCTGCTGAACCAGAGAAAAAATAGCgaaaataagaaaaattgataagCTACCTTTTTTCTAACAATCGCTGCAACGAAGAAACACATAAATAATATCCGTTCTGTTACCTAAAGGGGAAACGAGGAAGTGTGTGTTCCCTCTATCTCATTTCGGTTGGTATCctaaaatgataatatgaGGCTGCGTGCAGGGACAGTTAAGAAAAAGTACGTGCAGGTTTGCAGTGTGGTGTATCATTTCTCTTGTCGCTAGACTTCTTGCGTGCGGGTGTGTGTGTATTGTGACAAATGTCCGCTACCTTATATTGTCAATGAAAACCTAATAAACTTCACGCCTTTGTACCGCACAACACCgtgaaaagaagaaacggaaagaaagaaaaaaacgTGAAAGGGTAAAAAGAAGAATGGTAGACAACACACGCACGCAGAGAGAAGaactttcttctttcttttaatgTCGATTGGCACGGGGCTGGCAATGAATCTGGATACaacaaaaaacaaacaaaagCGAAGACAGGGAAACTGGATGAGGAGAATGAAAAATCATTATGAAGTTTAAATAGAAACTGTCAAAAGTGGAAACAAGTATGCCATATTTAGAATTTTGAAGTCCTATGATTAGAAGAAGGTTTGATATTGGGAAGCTGAACACGAGAAGAACACTTTGTTATATACCTTACTTGgtttttcttgttcttcGGAGATTCCTCTCGAGAAAAACGTTTCTTCAATTGGAATAGCGTGTAACACATTTTCATCCGGGTCCCCCTCctcttctttctttggAGAAATTGCTTTTGTATCCTTATGAATTCAATTTTCGCATTCGTTACACTTGCGTCAATTTCCTAAACGAGACcctaatatataaatatatatatatttatttgtatataacTGATATGGCGGAAGCAGGAGGTAAAAACGTGCAGGACGGTCACCAAGTCTTAGTATTACTAAAGGGACAGTTCATCTGAAGTGCAATTTATTATGCTTTCCTTAAAAGTTTCGAAAACGTATTGGTTTCATGTGTTTTATTTCTACACCGTTTCACTACAACGAAATTCATGAATGCTACAATGAAATTCCACGGAAGGTTTAATCATTTTGCCTTCTGTGGAACGAAATTAAATTCAGTATtccttatatattaacCATTTATTAACTTACATATATGGATATGGAGGTAAATGTGGatgtaattttttttggttgaaaaaaaattattagtgTCTTATTAATTAACATAAAAcaacacacacacacacacacacactTATATATAGGAACAAGATCAGTCATACAAAAGGGGTTATGTCAAGAAGCAATCGGCTTCTATATGATGAATCAGAGGTCCCTCCTATTAATCGACTTCAAcgaaattattattaccaaaACCATGATTATGttagtaataatatattacatCAACGAAGTAATAGAATTGAGCAAAATCATCTTGTAAGTAATTCACATTTGTTTGCAAATgccaataataatacattGAAGGCATTCTCAAATCGATCAACTAAACAATCAACTGTTGTTCATAACAATAGTATTCATCCatataacaatattaatCATTTCAATAACAATGCAGCTGGTCTTCataattattcaaataagttGAGCGTTGCAAAACTAATTGATTCCGCTCATGAAGATAATCTTCATTTACAAAGAAATGCACTTCACCCTCCATATACCCAATCTCAAGCCAGTTcgtcattattatcattaccTCAACCAAATTTCCACAATTatcagcaacagcaacaagatttccaaaatacaaatatgaaatatcaACCTTGGAATAGTCCTGTATATAATACCAACACTAACTATCTCTCCAAATTAAACCATGGAAATAACCATTTCCCTTCTATTCAACATCCAAATCATATAGCTAATACGTTGCCTGTGCCATATCCAAAAACAAGCGCAACTTATTACCATCCAAATAAGATTCTACCAGATCCAAATGAATCTCAGCCTGTTCAACAACATCCTATGCCACAATATAAGAAAGCTACTATACTCTTTACTTCCAATGGTACGGAGAATAAATCGAATCAACGTCATTCAAATACTGAAAACGATTCCAACCATAGTATACATGAACAACAAAATTCATTGCAGGACAATGACCAAGCGTATGCTAGTAAATCTCCTAAACAAGATTTCGAGTATCTTTTTTGTAGTACAAATTTAAGTACTTTTATTCAAGATagtcaaaaaaaattatttagatataaaagagccaaaaaaataaaattttatgaatGCAAAGTTTGTCATAAAACgttcaaaagaaattcaTGGTTGAAAAGACATTTCTTTTCACATTCAAAACTTAAAAATTTCAGTTGTAATTGGTGTTCTGGAAAATACAAACGGAAGGATAATTTAGTACAACATATAAGGAAGAAACATAGGGACAAAACTAATAAGGAACCTAATGAGCTTGAAAACAAAAGCGACGAACCTGTCGTGAATGTAACATCAACACCAGGACTAATCGACACAGATAGCCAATTATTGAATGACGTTTCagaaaaatgaacaaaatgCCGCCAAAACACACCCTGGTGGTAAAACAACACTACTTATTCGTACACGATTTTCCCCTCGTCACATCAAAGGAAAgacaataaataatttaaatatatatacttaaatatatatacatacacGCATGTTATCGTtgatcttttttattttcattcttaAAACATGTCACAAATTCCCTCGAATACCACAACATATGATTACTCaagcaacaacaaaaacCATAACAAACATATCAACTAGCTTCTCACAACACAACAACTAAAGTAATCAAAACACGCAATTTACGACCTCTTGGCAAAACcatttgtatatttatattgtacaccatttaaaataatgacaCTTGAGATGAAACTGACACGATCAACTGTGATAACGCCTTAAAGTTACCCACACAAAACATGTTATGTCTGTGTTTCACTTTTCTCTCCctttttgtttatatatcaattgacACGGCTTTATCCCAATAAGCCATTGCCGCAAATTGTCTAGTTCTTAAATACACAATTTAagtaaaaacaataaataaacaaataaacaaatataaacttatttatgtttatatatttagttgTTTCTTTGTAATGTATATACTTGACAATTGATCAAAggtatttttatattctgtTCTGTTCATTTTCGCATACTACTGTACTATACATATACAAAAATACCCACCTAAAAATACCATACTACATAATGAACAgttcaattttatcaagaCAACTATCACAGACCAGTAGAAGAACTCTTGTTTCGACTAATGCTAAGTTATTCAGTACCATTCCATCGGTTCAATTGCAAGCTTCTGCTTTCCAATTAGCTAAGAAGTCTAAGGGGAAGAAGGTGAACGATGCTCCACCTAGACCAGGTTCTGCATATATGATGTGGGTCAAACATATTAGACCAGAGTTTGCAAATGAACATCCAAATGAAAAACCTACAGGTATAGTTAAATTAATGGCACAACATTGGAAAACTTTAAGTGACTCTGAGAAGGAGCCATTCTACCAAGCTTACAACAAAGCTTTAGCGACTTACCAAGAGAAGAAACGTGCATACGAGGCTACATTACCTCCAAAGCGTCCTGCAGGTCCATTTATCAGCTTTTGTAAGGATAACCGTACCAAAGTTCTAAATGAGAATCCACATTTATCTACTATTGAAGCTACACAAAAGATTGCTGAACTTTGGAAATCTGCCAGTGAAACAGAAAAAGCTCAATACTTAGAGTCTTACAAAACTGCTCTACATGAATGGCAATCAAAATACGGTAAGACTGCTTGAACGAAGTGTCAGAATTAATTCACTATTCTTCAAACAGTTtcaaaaacagaaaaaatataacaacAAACACAATAAACTCTCTGCTAAATATCTTCATTCTAATGTATGGCATTACCTTTtaattttccaatttacatattctttattataaataaaatgaaacattttttataatgaatcatttcttttatatgtatattatctaaaattgattaaattatgtctttaaatataataaacaaattcgttttcatcaataatGATGCTTTTGTTTTGTGCGTATATATGCGTGTTTTAACTTTTTGCATAGGAATGAGTAACTGAGATCATCTCTGATAAAGCTAATCAAAGAAATCATCATCCtcgtcatcatcatcattgcTATTATTCCTTAGACTGTTGTCGTAGTTTTGCTCTCTTCTATTGAAGATAATCTTAACAtcattcttctttttctgttCTCTAGCAATACCATTCAAAATTTGCACAATCTCATCTTCACTTATTTTATGTGATAATTGACCTGATCCTAGAAGTTGTTTTATATACATCTCGACGGCTTGGGCACGTTCTGGTCTAACTAAAGAAACTCTTGACAATCTCTCAAGGGCTTGTGGCTCTAAAAATGAGGCAATATCTGAGCCAACAGCAGCATTTTTACCATTCTCAGCACCACCATTTGGACTCTGACCAGATGCATTGTTACCTCTTTTCAACTCAGCTAATCTAGCTTCTCTTAATGCCTGTAATTCGGGATCCATATCGTCTCTTCAAATGGTACCTCGTTCTATAATCCAACTTTATAGGAACTTAACATAGTGAAACAGTCGTTACAGGGGCAAATAAATGTTaactattttaaataacatAACTTTTTAAACCGATCTCATTTATGTTGAGCTGGTGTTACTGTTACATTCATTATTTAGTGATTAGATGTTGATCGATATTTTGGACATGGCGGCTTAAAGATCCTCAGAAATACGGGTAAAGCGAATTTGTATTTAAGGCACTTTACAACTCACTGGCACATCTTATTCTATCATTTTAAAACGTACTTAAAgacatacatatatacagacatacatatatatgtatatatgaaGGGACATAGCTAATGAAGtatattttctcttttaaGAGTAGAAAGTGGTATAGTTATAAGCTTACACTGTAAAATAGCTCTATTTTGCTACTAGTGTTTAcctaataataaaactattttttgagagtatttatttatgttCCAATTTAGGGAGTGGGAAGTTGGTAGTTCAAGTTACATATTGCTGGATAAGCTCTAGACAGAATAAAAATGTGACCAGATAAGCAGAAGGAAAACACAGAACCACAATGCAGTGGCATTCTGGTACCAACGACATGGACCTTTAAATGGAGTGCAAACAATTTTACCTCTGAAAGAATTGGATATAACACACCAACTATCACTTCCTTAcaactaatatatatatatatatatatatatatatatgaaagtATAGAACGCAGTTTGATTATACGTTCCATATGGCTCCACTAACTACACAACCACCACTACCATCTAGGGAATGAATATACTACTATTGCAGTGCTGATGCACTAAAACATGGATCACGAATGAAACTGTTAAGAAAAACCTTCCTGGTCATCGCCATCATAGCTGAATAGAACTGTTGCATTTAAAACACACGTTGTTATTCGTTTTTATCGATCTGCTTATAGTTGATACTTTCATTGCTATCTGTTGTTTATTCGATTTAGCCGCCAAGggtttattatcattagcTCAACCTGTGTCCTCTCTATGCAGACCAGCATATTCGTACGAATCGTGTTGTACGGAAAACTGTAAGATAGAATGACGTACTGAATGATCGCTGACGCGTCTTAAAGCCatagaaaatattgttgaaaattcaaatatcGTGGTCCATACAGCTCATAATGGCAACATCGAAAGTATTAAGTGCAACCTTTTAAGCAAACAGATCGTTATAGTAAAGAAAACTTGAAGTGTATTCTCATGGATTATTGAGtaatttaaaatctaaGTTAGATTGTGCTGaagattattttatttttcaaagacCATCTTCATTCACCGTTTAGTTGATATCTCTCTATACAGTGGGATCGtgaaaaaatcattttacATTTGTTATTCCTGTTCAATTCCCTATTTCATGTTTGTTTCtatttaattgaaacaTTCGACGATAACTAAAATATACATAAGGATAATATACAATATTCAGCTAGGAAAAGGAAACGATTAAAATTGAGTTACATTAACCACGCAGgttttctaaatttttctttcctTTTACAACTCATCATCAAATTACATATAAAAGGacttttctttctcttcaaaaatttataaattgtGCAATAATACAATACATGTCTAATCTATCAAATATGCAACCCCAGCAATTACAGACATCGTCTTCTGTCGACTTATCATCGAAAGAATCGACCTCCACACAAAATTCTGATTCTGATAGAAACACTTCGGATAATAATGGTTCAAGAAGAGGTAGACCTAAGAGAACctcttcaaaaaatatagattATGATTTAAAGAAGCGAAAGATTATACCATCTGACACCAATTACTTCAGTGCAAGAGAAAACAAACATAATGATTCCGATACAAGTAAAGAGGACAGcgaaaagaagaaaattcCCGATGtcaaattaattgaaactgatgaaaatggaaaaataataaatataaatgatgaagaaattctCAGTGACATTAAAAATGGTGCAACAGGATTATCATTATCTCAAAGTCCaacagaaaaaataaaaaaggaCTCTCTATGGAATTATAAGAAAATAGTTTTACCAGAAGAGTACAAAGATTTCGAtgtgaaaaataataagtaCTTATCTATGTtggaaacaaaaaaatcGGATAACCTTACGAGCTCAAGTATAATCAGACCTTATCATAAACCAAAAGATATCCATAATTTAGAAAGGTCAAAATCATTGTACAAATATTATGAAGGAAATAATTTTGCTGATTTTAATCAGCATGCTACTCACCAAAAAAATGCTCATgtaattaaaaaagttaaagatACAGTTCTAAAAGAATCCAAAAGTAAATTGTTTGGTCAAAGTTCCATCTCTGCTGTGGAAGatacaaataatgataatggGGCTGATGCAAtagataatgatgatttttGTTCTACATGCCAACAATCTGGTTCATTTTTATGTTGCGATACTTGTCCCCGTTcgtttcattttctttgtcTGAATCCTCCATTAGATCCTGATAATTTACCAGAAGGTGATTGGTCTTGCCCTCAATGTGTGTTTAAGGCTAAAAATCCTACTATTGCAGCATATAAAAAATCCGAGAGAGAGTTCATAGCTGAATTAcctaataaaaataaattgtttGGTAAGCTACTGTTCAATATACAATCTCAAAATTCGAAGCAATTTCAATTACCAAACACCATTAAAGATACATTCGAAAATGTCAAAGCTAACGCAAGAGGTCAGTACCAAgatgaaaaagaaaaaactcCTCTGACTGAAAGACAAATATTTGGTACGCCATATGGACAGAGTATTACAAAACTCGATGGATACACCCCGGAATTACATATAGATCCTGAATCAGGGGAATTTTTGATTTGCTATCACTGtcagaaaacaaaaatggGAACCTGGGAAAATTATGAAACAGAATCAAGGTTAATAATGAGATGTGATTATTGCCAGACACCATGGCATTTGAATTGTTTACCAGATGTTCCTCGTGCATCGTTGAAAAATTTAGGTAATAAATGGAAATGTCCATTGCATATGCCCGAATTACAGAATAAAATTAAGCATATCGAAACATACAGAAGATTATCTCGTAATCAAACTTATGTAGAACCTATTCAATCATCAGGTTTTAGAAATAACGGTGACATTGAAATCGAATTAGATGAAATTATCGAACCTGTAAAAACTACacaatttaatgaaaac
The nucleotide sequence above comes from Tetrapisispora phaffii CBS 4417 chromosome 3, complete genome. Encoded proteins:
- the RCO1 gene encoding Rco1p (similar to Saccharomyces cerevisiae RCO1 (YMR075W); ancestral locus Anc_2.538) — translated: MSNLSNMQPQQLQTSSSVDLSSKESTSTQNSDSDRNTSDNNGSRRGRPKRTSSKNIDYDLKKRKIIPSDTNYFSARENKHNDSDTSKEDSEKKKIPDVKLIETDENGKIININDEEILSDIKNGATGLSLSQSPTEKIKKDSLWNYKKIVLPEEYKDFDVKNNKYLSMLETKKSDNLTSSSIIRPYHKPKDIHNLERSKSLYKYYEGNNFADFNQHATHQKNAHVIKKVKDTVLKESKSKLFGQSSISAVEDTNNDNGADAIDNDDFCSTCQQSGSFLCCDTCPRSFHFLCLNPPLDPDNLPEGDWSCPQCVFKAKNPTIAAYKKSEREFIAELPNKNKLFGKLLFNIQSQNSKQFQLPNTIKDTFENVKANARGQYQDEKEKTPLTERQIFGTPYGQSITKLDGYTPELHIDPESGEFLICYHCQKTKMGTWENYETESRLIMRCDYCQTPWHLNCLPDVPRASLKNLGNKWKCPLHMPELQNKIKHIETYRRLSRNQTYVEPIQSSGFRNNGDIEIELDEIIEPVKTTQFNENYNEASIPPVPIYREDAIKLDFLDKIQKAKSAEKFNFFKTQEILIDKLISASKEPKNTFKNTELQSNIDDISSLIYFKLGNSRFKKLWNFKELCNVASGELNQVKYSNEELQQLTFIKQILESKPKEEVLKFLNL